A portion of the Algimonas porphyrae genome contains these proteins:
- a CDS encoding heavy-metal-associated domain-containing protein translates to MKLILSLALSAALAAPVLAQVDHSKMDHAGMEHADHDHTMDGEAVSTTMGAHLSLAVQPELMEALAAGGQPVVATVLGAVCDFCAMAMNKTFGKRDEVSAVYVDLDEKTLNLVLKADATMDDATLTELVKRAGYKVDRIDRAPILSGT, encoded by the coding sequence ATGAAACTTATTCTTTCACTTGCTCTGAGCGCTGCTCTTGCCGCACCTGTCTTGGCTCAAGTCGACCACTCGAAAATGGACCATGCAGGTATGGAACATGCCGATCATGACCACACCATGGATGGTGAGGCGGTTTCAACGACAATGGGTGCCCATCTGTCACTCGCGGTTCAACCGGAACTGATGGAGGCCCTCGCCGCAGGCGGGCAGCCCGTCGTCGCGACTGTATTGGGTGCGGTCTGCGACTTCTGTGCGATGGCAATGAACAAGACATTTGGTAAACGTGACGAAGTGTCGGCCGTTTACGTCGATCTGGATGAGAAGACGCTAAACCTCGTTTTGAAAGCAGATGCCACCATGGATGACGCGACGCTGACGGAGCTCGTTAAGCGTGCTGGATATAAGGTTGACCGGATCGATCGCGCGCCAATTCTGTCCGGCACCTGA
- a CDS encoding metal-sensitive transcriptional regulator — MFDSCDRKTRRAGVARRLARIEGQVRGLSKMIDEDRYCIDVLTQVKAAQAALKKVEGELLKDHADHCLAEAIASDDKAEREQKVSELVALLLKKS, encoded by the coding sequence ATGTTCGACAGTTGTGACCGCAAGACGCGGCGCGCAGGCGTTGCGCGCCGCTTGGCCCGAATAGAAGGACAAGTGCGCGGCCTCTCCAAAATGATCGATGAGGACCGCTACTGCATTGATGTGCTGACGCAGGTGAAGGCCGCACAGGCCGCCCTCAAAAAGGTCGAAGGCGAATTGCTGAAAGACCATGCTGACCACTGTCTTGCGGAAGCCATCGCCAGCGATGACAAGGCCGAACGGGAACAGAAAGTCTCCGAGCTGGTTGCTCTGCTTCTGAAGAAAAGCTGA
- a CDS encoding glutaredoxin — MSIVEELSVEDTAQGRKAIIYRMVTDDHICPYGLRSVDLLKRKGFTVEDHYLTDRPQTDAFKDKWDVKTTPQTFIGSETEDNRIGGLDALRDYFGYTIKDADAKTYTPVLVIFAFAALMSLAAVWSMDRNVFAVSTVEWFVAFSMAMLAMLKLRDLESFANMFLNYDVLARRVVRYAYVYPFAEGAAAILMIAGGLFGLIAAPIALFIGSIGAWSVFKAVYIDRRDLKCACAGGGTNVPLGFVSLSENLAMIGMGVWMIVKAISYT, encoded by the coding sequence ATGAGCATTGTCGAAGAACTGAGTGTCGAAGACACGGCACAGGGCCGAAAAGCCATTATCTACCGCATGGTAACGGATGATCACATCTGTCCCTATGGCCTGAGATCTGTCGATCTGTTGAAACGCAAAGGCTTCACGGTTGAAGACCACTATCTCACCGACCGCCCGCAAACAGACGCATTCAAGGACAAGTGGGATGTTAAGACCACGCCGCAAACCTTTATCGGCTCCGAAACAGAGGATAACCGCATTGGCGGGTTGGACGCATTGCGCGATTATTTCGGGTACACAATAAAAGACGCAGACGCCAAGACCTACACGCCCGTTCTGGTCATCTTTGCCTTTGCTGCATTGATGTCCCTAGCGGCCGTCTGGTCGATGGACAGAAACGTATTCGCCGTCAGCACGGTCGAATGGTTCGTCGCATTTTCCATGGCCATGCTCGCCATGTTGAAACTGCGCGACTTGGAGAGCTTCGCCAACATGTTCCTGAACTATGACGTGCTCGCCCGGCGCGTCGTGCGCTACGCCTATGTCTATCCTTTTGCAGAAGGGGCTGCTGCCATCCTGATGATCGCAGGGGGTCTGTTCGGCCTGATCGCCGCGCCGATTGCTCTGTTCATCGGCAGTATCGGCGCCTGGAGCGTTTTCAAGGCCGTCTACATCGACAGGCGCGATCTGAAATGCGCCTGTGCCGGTGGCGGCACAAACGTACCGCTGGGCTTCGTCTCGCTGTCGGAAAACCTCGCCATGATCGGCATGGGCGTCTGGATGATTGTGAAGGCTATTTCATACACCTGA
- a CDS encoding sensor histidine kinase, with the protein MSSRAVELIDAEEIVATLRESLLVLDVDLVVEYASDRFFETFQVSREATIGRPLQDLGNGQWNIPALLEPLNTIIEKNVSVEQYKVDHVFEDIGRRIMCLNARKTVRPGNGSKRILVAIEDITEAALAAQELERQQRIMTGMVQTLREPLLVLDGELRVVEASRAFYRTFNVEPGDTIGEKLWDLGNGQWAIPELIHLLTSVIPTQSEVVDYEVTHAFPEIGEMTILLNARKIYRKGNGTKTLLLAMQNITERKAAQAAREQALALSNTLLTELNHRVMNNLSMVSAIVGAERTRMTDTECRAAFERMRDRITSLSLLYRALSRTGAVAEVNSENYLEGVLRNLLESSSEARAIDLTLTTDIASIPMSTSLALPLGLVVNELATNSLKYAFKGRRTGELGVSLQRDTDDLVLKIWDDGVGIDPSARTDSGVGQKLIDSLSGQLKAETHLESGDQGTITTLIFAAKSDQ; encoded by the coding sequence ATGAGTAGCCGGGCCGTAGAGTTGATAGACGCTGAGGAAATTGTCGCAACCTTGCGGGAAAGTCTTCTCGTGCTCGATGTCGATCTTGTCGTTGAATATGCGAGCGACAGGTTTTTCGAAACCTTCCAGGTGTCTCGCGAGGCGACGATCGGACGACCTCTGCAGGATCTCGGCAATGGTCAGTGGAACATTCCGGCCCTGCTGGAGCCTCTGAACACCATCATCGAAAAGAATGTCTCGGTCGAGCAGTATAAGGTCGACCATGTGTTCGAGGATATTGGTCGCCGGATCATGTGTCTGAATGCGCGGAAGACCGTCCGGCCCGGCAATGGATCGAAACGCATTCTCGTCGCGATCGAGGATATTACGGAAGCCGCACTCGCCGCGCAGGAACTCGAGCGTCAGCAGCGGATCATGACCGGCATGGTTCAGACCCTGCGCGAACCTCTGCTGGTGCTCGACGGAGAGTTGCGGGTCGTGGAGGCGAGCCGCGCTTTCTACCGGACGTTCAACGTCGAGCCGGGGGACACGATCGGCGAAAAGCTCTGGGATCTCGGAAACGGCCAGTGGGCCATCCCCGAGCTTATTCATCTGCTGACCAGCGTGATACCGACGCAATCCGAAGTCGTTGACTATGAGGTCACGCACGCCTTTCCGGAGATCGGGGAGATGACCATTCTGCTCAATGCCCGCAAAATCTACCGCAAGGGGAACGGCACGAAAACCCTGCTTCTGGCCATGCAGAACATTACCGAACGCAAGGCCGCCCAAGCGGCGCGCGAGCAGGCTCTCGCCCTTTCCAACACGCTGCTGACGGAACTGAACCACCGGGTGATGAACAACCTGTCCATGGTCAGCGCCATCGTCGGCGCGGAGCGCACCCGGATGACGGACACGGAATGCCGCGCGGCCTTCGAACGCATGCGTGACCGGATCACATCGCTGAGCCTGCTATACAGAGCCCTGTCACGAACCGGAGCCGTCGCCGAAGTCAATTCGGAAAACTATCTGGAAGGCGTGCTGCGCAATCTGCTGGAATCCTCGTCCGAGGCGCGCGCGATTGACCTCACCCTGACGACGGATATTGCATCCATACCCATGTCGACCAGTCTCGCTCTGCCGCTCGGCCTGGTCGTCAATGAACTGGCGACGAATAGCCTGAAATATGCTTTCAAAGGTCGCCGGACGGGGGAACTGGGCGTGTCGTTGCAGCGAGACACGGATGATCTGGTCCTGAAGATATGGGATGATGGTGTCGGTATCGATCCGTCGGCAAGAACGGACTCCGGCGTCGGGCAGAAGCTGATCGACTCCCTGTCCGGCCAGCTCAAAGCCGAAACGCATCTGGAAAGCGGCGATCAGGGAACGATTACGACGCTGATTTTTGCTGCAAAGAGCGATCAGTAA
- a CDS encoding ArsR/SmtB family transcription factor, producing the protein MTDLSIILKRLSALSQETRLIAFRVLMEAGADGLNAGTIARRLTLPPNRLSGHLTILVNSGLVSVEKDGRHLIYRAQIGAVNELLSSLVETCCHGHPDVCAPLSDLAAPRH; encoded by the coding sequence GTGACGGACCTTTCCATAATCCTGAAACGTCTATCAGCTCTGTCCCAAGAGACACGGCTCATCGCGTTTCGTGTCCTGATGGAAGCCGGCGCGGACGGGTTGAACGCAGGAACCATTGCCAGACGGCTGACCCTTCCCCCCAACAGACTGTCCGGCCATCTGACAATCCTGGTCAATTCGGGGCTGGTCAGCGTGGAAAAGGATGGACGGCACCTGATCTATCGGGCGCAGATCGGTGCCGTCAACGAGCTGCTGTCCTCACTCGTTGAGACCTGCTGCCACGGGCACCCGGATGTATGCGCCCCTCTATCAGATCTGGCCGCACCTCGACATTAG
- a CDS encoding alginate export family protein produces the protein MGDMSASAGLPGLFAWVSKAVRVGCLIGVLGMQSSAWAQAPDRSQDQTQNQTHNQAPFRLETAVNAPDWLTLRGETRMRYETLDGQFRAGGSGGDQLLLFRSLLLVEADTGPVSFGIELQDSRTYLGDADTPLSSSFTNPLDVLQLYARMDALPGLLGQGSDSQLVLGRQTVSIGSKRQIERVSYANVIKSFTGAHWTHEATRGDQLHLVYVVPTGRFPDIRADLDANRLSGDEEQWGRRIWGVHYRRPDILPGMVSDLWGELFAYGLNERDTSDVPTPNRSYVAPGARLYRKPIAGRWDLDVEGALRQGRRRATSDPGDTQPLDVNAAMLIAVLGYVFDAPWQPRLSLEYYFASGDDDPNDLDFDQHERLFGGRRTDLNNTSIYGPLTPANLSALGFRVQVTPNARWDGWFQYHAASLASDTDQWVIARLRDPSGQSGDFIGHTLDARARYWLVPDNLRLELGASALIYGGFTKDVPDGPDGDVTLFGYAQATISF, from the coding sequence ATGGGTGATATGTCTGCATCGGCGGGCTTACCCGGATTGTTTGCATGGGTTTCAAAAGCCGTTCGTGTCGGATGTCTCATCGGCGTATTGGGAATGCAATCATCGGCATGGGCTCAAGCCCCGGATCGGTCCCAGGATCAGACCCAGAATCAGACCCACAATCAGGCCCCATTCCGTCTGGAAACCGCAGTGAACGCCCCGGACTGGCTCACCCTGCGTGGCGAGACCCGCATGCGTTACGAAACGCTGGACGGCCAGTTCCGGGCAGGCGGCAGCGGTGGCGACCAGCTGCTCCTGTTTCGCTCCCTGCTTCTTGTCGAAGCCGACACAGGCCCGGTCTCGTTCGGGATCGAGCTGCAGGACAGTCGCACCTATCTCGGCGATGCGGACACGCCCCTATCGAGCAGTTTTACCAACCCGCTGGATGTGTTGCAGCTTTATGCGCGTATGGACGCCCTACCCGGCCTGCTGGGACAGGGGTCGGACAGCCAACTCGTCCTCGGGCGTCAAACCGTTTCCATCGGCTCCAAGCGGCAGATCGAACGGGTCAGCTACGCCAATGTCATCAAGAGCTTTACGGGCGCGCACTGGACGCATGAGGCCACACGCGGCGACCAGCTGCATCTGGTCTATGTCGTGCCGACCGGGCGCTTCCCGGACATCCGGGCCGATCTGGACGCCAATCGTCTCTCTGGCGACGAAGAACAATGGGGTCGGCGTATCTGGGGCGTGCATTACCGCAGACCGGACATACTGCCCGGTATGGTGTCCGACCTGTGGGGTGAGCTGTTTGCCTATGGTCTGAATGAGCGGGACACATCCGACGTACCGACGCCAAATCGTTCCTATGTCGCACCCGGCGCCAGGCTCTACCGCAAGCCAATAGCCGGACGCTGGGACCTGGATGTGGAAGGCGCGCTGCGTCAGGGTCGCCGCAGGGCCACGAGCGATCCGGGTGATACGCAGCCGCTTGATGTGAACGCTGCCATGCTCATCGCCGTGCTCGGTTACGTATTCGATGCCCCCTGGCAGCCGCGCCTGTCGCTCGAGTATTACTTTGCAAGCGGCGATGACGATCCGAACGACCTCGACTTTGATCAGCATGAACGCCTGTTCGGCGGACGGCGGACCGATCTGAACAACACCTCAATCTATGGCCCGCTCACGCCTGCCAATCTCAGCGCGCTGGGCTTTCGCGTACAGGTCACGCCGAATGCCCGCTGGGATGGCTGGTTCCAGTATCATGCGGCGTCACTGGCATCGGACACAGATCAGTGGGTCATCGCCCGTTTGCGGGACCCATCGGGTCAGTCCGGTGATTTTATCGGCCACACGCTCGATGCGCGCGCCCGCTACTGGCTGGTTCCGGACAATCTGCGTCTGGAGCTGGGTGCATCTGCGTTGATCTATGGAGGTTTCACGAAAGATGTTCCCGATGGGCCGGACGGTGACGTGACCCTGTTCGGCTACGCGCAGGCAACGATCAGCTTTTAG
- a CDS encoding YadA-like family protein, whose translation MTIKSRLFVTSALLGALAFAPAAYADGTAPCNSSATEPTGTALECGQNSTATGEDAVAVGEASSATGPSTTAIGGESTATGPGATAVGWRASATAERAQAFGHLASATGVRSLAVGEAASAAGEQSIAMGNLANAVGVDAVAIGTESRANGNSTTAVGGEAVADGLAATAFGWRSSATGERAHALGHLASATGTRSLAVGEAATANGEQASAIGNMAMATGVDATSFGTMANANGNSTTAIGGEATANGLAATAFGWQSSATAERAHAIGHLASASGVRSLSVGEAADAQGLESIAMGNMATAIGADAVAIGTMASANGPSTTVLGGEAQAMGPGATAIGWRAMAMAERAQAFGHLASATGVRSTAVGEAASASGAGSIAIGNQSSASGTDSIAIGNGATATQNGQVAIGSATATTRIAGVTSAASTAAQAGEIGLLTTDRNGNIAADFSLQRGQAANALAIQSNAGSIAGNNAAILANVEAIGFNADAIAENRGGIAAAIALDTAYVPLGQTWAVSGGYGFYDGENAFAGSLSYRINDTFQINGGLTTGIDNGQTGGRAGFQASW comes from the coding sequence ATGACGATCAAATCACGCCTCTTTGTGACATCTGCGCTGCTGGGCGCATTAGCCTTCGCGCCCGCTGCCTATGCGGATGGGACGGCCCCGTGTAATTCATCGGCGACGGAGCCGACGGGCACGGCGCTGGAGTGCGGCCAGAACAGCACGGCCACGGGTGAGGACGCCGTTGCCGTCGGTGAAGCATCGAGTGCGACCGGACCGTCCACAACGGCCATTGGCGGAGAGAGCACGGCGACCGGTCCGGGCGCGACGGCTGTCGGCTGGCGCGCATCCGCAACGGCGGAGCGGGCGCAGGCCTTCGGTCATCTGGCCAGCGCAACAGGCGTGCGGTCGCTCGCGGTTGGCGAAGCGGCCTCTGCCGCCGGCGAGCAAAGCATCGCCATGGGTAATCTGGCCAATGCAGTCGGCGTCGATGCCGTCGCAATCGGGACGGAAAGCCGCGCCAACGGTAATTCGACAACGGCGGTTGGTGGCGAAGCCGTCGCCGACGGTCTGGCGGCAACGGCCTTTGGCTGGCGCTCCAGCGCAACGGGCGAGCGGGCGCACGCGCTCGGACATCTCGCATCCGCGACCGGAACGCGTAGCCTCGCCGTCGGCGAAGCGGCCACGGCGAATGGCGAACAGGCCAGCGCGATCGGCAATATGGCCATGGCGACGGGTGTCGATGCGACATCCTTCGGCACCATGGCCAATGCCAACGGCAATTCGACGACGGCGATCGGCGGCGAAGCGACGGCCAACGGTCTGGCGGCGACCGCCTTTGGCTGGCAGTCATCCGCGACGGCCGAACGCGCCCACGCCATCGGTCATCTGGCAAGCGCATCAGGTGTGCGTTCCCTGTCCGTTGGTGAAGCCGCCGACGCCCAAGGGCTGGAATCCATTGCCATGGGTAATATGGCCACAGCAATCGGGGCGGATGCCGTCGCGATCGGCACGATGGCGTCGGCAAACGGTCCGTCGACAACGGTTCTGGGCGGCGAAGCCCAAGCCATGGGCCCCGGCGCCACGGCCATTGGCTGGCGTGCCATGGCCATGGCTGAACGGGCGCAGGCCTTCGGTCACCTTGCCAGCGCGACCGGTGTCCGGTCGACAGCTGTGGGCGAAGCCGCATCGGCGTCCGGTGCCGGTTCGATCGCCATCGGCAATCAGTCATCGGCATCAGGCACGGATTCGATCGCCATCGGCAATGGCGCGACCGCGACCCAGAACGGTCAGGTCGCAATCGGGAGCGCTACGGCGACGACCCGCATCGCCGGTGTCACATCGGCGGCCAGCACCGCAGCCCAGGCCGGCGAGATCGGCCTGCTGACCACCGACCGCAACGGCAATATTGCCGCGGACTTCTCGCTGCAGCGGGGTCAGGCGGCGAATGCGCTGGCGATCCAGAGCAATGCGGGCTCGATCGCCGGCAATAATGCCGCGATCCTGGCCAATGTCGAAGCGATTGGCTTCAATGCCGATGCCATTGCCGAGAACCGGGGCGGTATCGCCGCGGCGATCGCACTGGATACAGCCTATGTCCCACTCGGTCAGACCTGGGCCGTGTCCGGTGGTTACGGCTTCTATGACGGTGAAAACGCGTTTGCGGGCTCCTTGTCGTATCGCATCAATGACACGTTCCAGATCAATGGCGGTCTGACGACCGGTATCGATAATGGTCAGACGGGTGGCCGTGCCGGCTTCCAGGCGAGCTGGTAG
- a CDS encoding tetratricopeptide repeat protein, protein MGKYTNADIKRIANAMRRQAADNPERPYALMIGAGCSKSAGIPLAGALVEEIKVTYRHEIERVLGTDCDDDYGACMAALSASEVRAVLKPYLDDAGVNWAHLGIACMIRAGYIGRVLTFNFDSVLARACGLLGLYPATYDFVTGVSTRTNFIVTPAILHLHGQGHGLALLNSAEETQEHAENLRPLLTDTLSRHPMLVAGYSGESDAVFNVLADVFDGEQRFCWAGHDTDCPEHVSTLLSKRVGSSEYIGEADADQFFVDLATELGCWPPKLFTNPYAHMLRELDPVIDYPGPDTDLLSETRTELEARAKEADAEQDTARDLLMKGDYQGVIDKLGEDPETEEDRHILGYALMRMANALNERIGPDFTSNDRKTMLALYDQASHYLTNDHTTFYNWGLALQTLAEQTQDEALFRECFEKYAKATDIKPDDHMAFNNWGLALQALAEQTQDEALFRESFDKYAKAVRIKPDKQETYYNWGNAIKALAMQTQDEALFRESFDKYAKATEIKPDDHMAYYNWGGVLLTAHELFKNSDYLDLAGPVLEKAKSLNPDDLYNFACLRTLQGREDDAMAALLHCQAAGKLPSLAHLQTDTDLDPLRERDDFKALLARLEK, encoded by the coding sequence ATGGGGAAATACACGAACGCCGACATTAAACGCATTGCCAATGCGATGCGGCGACAAGCGGCGGACAATCCTGAGCGCCCCTATGCGCTGATGATTGGCGCAGGCTGTTCCAAATCTGCGGGCATTCCGCTGGCGGGGGCGCTCGTCGAGGAAATCAAAGTGACCTACCGGCACGAAATCGAACGCGTCCTCGGCACGGATTGCGACGATGATTATGGCGCCTGCATGGCGGCGCTATCCGCCAGCGAAGTGCGCGCCGTTCTGAAACCCTATCTCGACGACGCGGGCGTCAACTGGGCGCATCTGGGGATCGCCTGCATGATCCGCGCCGGATATATCGGCCGTGTCCTGACCTTCAATTTCGACTCCGTTCTGGCGCGTGCCTGCGGGCTTCTGGGTCTCTACCCGGCGACCTATGATTTCGTCACAGGCGTTTCGACCCGCACCAATTTCATCGTGACCCCCGCTATTCTTCACCTCCACGGCCAAGGCCACGGTTTGGCGCTTCTGAATAGTGCGGAGGAAACGCAGGAGCATGCCGAAAATCTGCGCCCACTCCTGACCGATACATTAAGCCGACATCCTATGCTCGTGGCCGGGTATAGCGGGGAGTCGGATGCCGTCTTCAATGTCCTCGCGGACGTCTTCGATGGGGAGCAGAGATTTTGCTGGGCGGGGCATGACACAGACTGCCCCGAACATGTGAGCACGCTTCTGTCCAAACGCGTCGGGTCATCAGAATATATTGGAGAGGCTGACGCCGATCAGTTCTTCGTTGACCTCGCGACCGAACTGGGATGCTGGCCGCCCAAGCTGTTCACCAACCCCTACGCCCATATGCTGAGAGAATTAGACCCCGTCATCGACTATCCGGGCCCGGACACGGACCTGTTGTCAGAGACCCGAACCGAATTGGAAGCCCGGGCAAAAGAGGCCGACGCGGAACAGGACACGGCGCGCGACCTTCTGATGAAAGGGGACTATCAGGGGGTGATCGATAAGCTGGGAGAGGATCCAGAAACAGAGGAAGATCGCCATATTCTCGGCTACGCCTTGATGCGGATGGCCAATGCGCTCAACGAGCGGATCGGACCGGACTTTACGTCGAATGATCGCAAGACAATGCTCGCCCTGTATGATCAGGCGTCGCATTATCTCACTAACGATCATACCACTTTCTATAATTGGGGGCTGGCGCTTCAAACCCTGGCCGAGCAGACGCAGGACGAAGCTCTGTTCCGCGAATGCTTCGAGAAATATGCCAAAGCCACGGATATCAAGCCAGACGATCACATGGCCTTCAACAATTGGGGGCTCGCACTACAGGCCTTAGCCGAGCAGACGCAGGATGAAGCCCTGTTCCGTGAGAGCTTCGACAAATATGCCAAAGCCGTAAGGATCAAGCCGGACAAACAGGAAACGTACTACAATTGGGGGAATGCCATTAAGGCTCTGGCCATGCAGACCCAGGATGAGGCCCTGTTCCGAGAGAGCTTCGACAAATATGCGAAAGCCACTGAGATCAAACCGGACGATCACATGGCTTACTACAATTGGGGAGGCGTACTATTAACAGCCCATGAGTTGTTTAAAAATTCTGATTATCTGGACTTGGCTGGACCAGTGTTAGAAAAGGCGAAATCTCTCAATCCTGACGACCTCTATAATTTCGCCTGCCTTCGCACGCTGCAAGGCCGCGAAGACGACGCCATGGCGGCGCTTTTGCACTGTCAGGCGGCGGGCAAACTCCCCAGCCTCGCTCACCTGCAAACCGATACCGACCTCGACCCTCTCCGCGAGCGGGACGATTTCAAGGCGCTGCTGGCGCGCCTTGAAAAATGA
- a CDS encoding M23/M56 family metallopeptidase: MAFLIDFLIAMGLTSGVIWIVAALCQRVDARLEQWSSLWALGLVLSVLIPLLGVASRFLPDWAALPTVDALAGHGPLQTLSPPRTGGTADPLSLAALPWEGLLLGALIIYWLGVAVRAAILIIGRRDLRHIVRRARPFGQVDGIDVVLSPLTSSAFAWTPIGRPHRSRIVIPALYARQMSERQIADIITHEREHISRRDDECGLILRSLLCLCWVSPFARALFARWSQAAEIQCDMAVTDGRAPQMRKAYAETLLQALHIMAGRVRQYPAAAFSTPRLRNEKMRIAHIVNGTRPSFKRGRDRIMLTLTAACLTLAGTLGIAATATADAAEGAAVNQVNSAIVSGRLTARFGKSFDPFRNGEARLHKGVDIAAPTGTPIYAPAAGIIQAATDLYDGKPGYGTVVVLETDGGVSTLFSHLDAYTVRAGQRVTKGQQIATVGSSGKSTGPHVHIETFKADVRVDPMTVWDLTTD, from the coding sequence ATGGCGTTCCTTATCGATTTCCTCATCGCCATGGGTCTGACGAGCGGCGTCATCTGGATCGTCGCCGCTTTATGTCAGCGTGTGGATGCGCGCCTGGAACAATGGTCCTCGCTCTGGGCGCTGGGGCTGGTCCTGTCGGTCCTGATCCCGCTCCTGGGTGTGGCCAGCCGCTTTCTGCCGGACTGGGCGGCGCTGCCGACGGTCGATGCGCTGGCCGGGCATGGCCCGCTGCAGACCCTGTCGCCGCCCCGTACAGGCGGCACAGCCGATCCGCTGTCCCTTGCGGCCTTGCCGTGGGAGGGGCTGCTGCTGGGCGCGCTGATCATCTACTGGCTCGGCGTCGCCGTGCGCGCCGCCATCCTCATTATCGGGCGTCGGGATCTTCGCCACATTGTGCGTCGCGCCAGACCTTTCGGGCAGGTGGACGGGATCGATGTCGTCCTGTCTCCACTGACGTCGTCCGCCTTTGCCTGGACGCCGATCGGTCGCCCGCACCGGTCCCGGATCGTAATCCCGGCCCTCTATGCCCGTCAGATGAGCGAGCGGCAGATCGCAGACATCATCACGCATGAACGCGAACATATCTCCCGGCGCGACGATGAATGCGGCCTGATCCTGCGCAGTCTGCTCTGCCTGTGCTGGGTTTCGCCCTTTGCGCGCGCCCTGTTTGCGCGTTGGAGCCAGGCCGCCGAAATTCAGTGCGACATGGCCGTCACGGACGGTCGCGCGCCCCAGATGCGAAAGGCCTATGCAGAAACCCTGCTGCAGGCCCTTCACATAATGGCGGGCCGGGTACGGCAATACCCGGCCGCCGCCTTCTCAACCCCCCGCTTAAGGAACGAAAAGATGAGAATTGCCCATATTGTGAACGGAACGCGCCCGTCATTCAAGCGCGGACGTGACCGGATCATGCTGACCCTCACGGCAGCCTGCCTGACGCTGGCCGGCACGCTCGGCATCGCGGCAACGGCGACAGCCGATGCGGCGGAGGGCGCAGCGGTCAATCAGGTCAATAGCGCCATTGTCAGCGGGCGGCTGACGGCCCGGTTCGGCAAATCCTTCGATCCATTCAGGAACGGCGAAGCCCGCCTCCACAAAGGCGTTGATATCGCCGCTCCGACCGGGACGCCCATCTACGCCCCGGCCGCCGGGATCATCCAGGCTGCGACCGATCTGTATGACGGCAAGCCCGGCTACGGCACGGTCGTGGTCCTCGAAACGGACGGCGGGGTCAGCACCCTCTTCTCACATCTCGACGCCTACACCGTCCGCGCCGGACAGCGCGTCACCAAGGGTCAGCAGATCGCCACCGTCGGCAGCAGCGGCAAAAGCACCGGCCCGCACGTCCATATCGAAACGTTCAAGGCCGACGTGCGCGTGGACCCGATGACCGTGTGGGATCTGACGACGGATTAA
- a CDS encoding BlaI/MecI/CopY family transcriptional regulator — protein sequence MKPSPTELVILKHLWRTGAQSVGEIHAAVQDRLGWSRSSSRKTIERMVEKGLLDMRDQHGLNIYRARAKKIPTLAALIQSFASEVLDLDGPLPVSNLVETQLLTGDELDELEEFLSEASANQDPA from the coding sequence ATGAAACCGTCTCCGACCGAGCTTGTCATCCTGAAACATCTCTGGCGCACAGGCGCGCAGAGTGTCGGCGAAATCCACGCGGCCGTGCAGGACAGGCTCGGCTGGTCGCGCTCCTCCTCGCGCAAGACGATCGAACGGATGGTGGAGAAGGGTCTGCTCGACATGCGCGATCAGCACGGGCTGAACATCTACCGCGCGCGGGCGAAGAAAATCCCTACTCTGGCCGCGCTGATCCAGAGCTTTGCCAGCGAGGTGCTGGATCTGGACGGACCGCTGCCTGTCTCCAATCTGGTCGAGACGCAGCTCCTGACGGGCGACGAGCTGGACGAGCTGGAAGAGTTCCTGTCCGAGGCGAGCGCCAATCAGGACCCGGCCTGA